The nucleotide sequence AATGGTAAATTATGATGCGTATCAGCTGACGATGGTTGTCGCATGCCGAGGGAGTTTCAGAAGAACAGCCATCATTGATCTACCGTGTTGTTTCAAGCGTTAGATGTGACCCAGCGTTCCAGTTTGCTTTTCAAGCTGTCGGGAGTAAATGGCTTGACCAGATAGTCAGAAACACCAGCCTGGATCGCTGTAACGACTCTGGCACGTTCTGCTTCTGTCGTGATCATAATGACGGGAATATCTTTGTTACGCTGACGGATTTCTTTCAGAAGTTGAAGGCCATCCATGTTTGGCATATTCCAGTCACTTAACACGATGTCAAAACTCGAGGCAACAAACAGTTCTAATGCCTGAACGCCGTCTTCAGCTTCTGTTACATTTTCAATCCCCAGTTTCGATAAGCATCGTTTCTGGATGGTCCTCATTGTGCCGGAATCGTCTACAAGTAAAACTTTCATGGAATTAGCCTTTATCTATTTTAAATTCGATTGGTCGTTCAAAATAACGTTTTGTTAAACAGGTCGTTTAGCGATCAGAAAACCCTGCT is from Gimesia maris and encodes:
- a CDS encoding response regulator codes for the protein MKVLLVDDSGTMRTIQKRCLSKLGIENVTEAEDGVQALELFVASSFDIVLSDWNMPNMDGLQLLKEIRQRNKDIPVIMITTEAERARVVTAIQAGVSDYLVKPFTPDSLKSKLERWVTSNA